One window of Deltaproteobacteria bacterium genomic DNA carries:
- a CDS encoding type II toxin-antitoxin system Phd/YefM family antitoxin, which translates to MELLKTVGIRELKNNLSAYLREVKRGTRVLVTDRNEVVAELREPLTKELPAESNPLLAQWIREGKIIPARAPKTPLKLPLTGLKFPEGTARRILDEDREDKF; encoded by the coding sequence ATGGAATTACTTAAAACCGTGGGGATACGGGAGCTCAAAAACAACCTTTCGGCTTATCTGCGGGAGGTAAAACGCGGCACGCGTGTGCTCGTTACCGATCGAAACGAGGTTGTTGCCGAGTTGCGCGAACCGTTGACAAAAGAACTCCCTGCCGAATCGAACCCTCTTCTGGCTCAGTGGATCAGGGAGGGGAAGATCATTCCTGCAAGAGCCCCTAAAACTCCGTTGAAACTTCCTCTGACGGGCCTTAAATTTCCCGAAGGAACAGCTCGCAGGATTCTTGATGAGGATCGAGAGGATAAATTTTAG